The following are from one region of the Paraglaciecola sp. L1A13 genome:
- the glnS gene encoding glutamine--tRNA ligase, with protein MAETESRPTNFIRQIIDKDLQSGLHKQVHTRFPPEPNGYLHIGHAKSICLNFGIAEDYQGQCNLRFDDTNPDKEDIDYVNAIKKDVKWLGFNWQGEARYSSNYFDQLHAFAIELIEKGLAYVDFSNQEQVREMRGTLTRPGSNSPYRDTSIEENISQFSKMRNGEYKEGECLLRAKIDMASPFMCMRDPALYRVKFAHHHQTGDKWCIYPMYDFTHCISDAIEGITHSLCTLEFQDNRRLYDWVLENITIDVVPRQYEFSRLNLEYTVLSKRKLIQLVEEEYVNGWDDPRMPTIAGLRRRGFTAASIREFCKRIGVTKMDNMVEMGMLEAPLRDELNENAPRAMAVLEPVKIIIENYPQDNSETLVAPNHPNRPEMGSREVPFSREIYIEAEDFREEANKKFKRLVLGKEVRLRNAYVIKALRVEKDEQGNVTTIYCEYDADTLGKDPADGRKVKGVIHWVSAAHAVAAEIRLYDSLFSVANPVAEEDFSACINANSLTIKQGWVEPSLTSVELVPDEIHAYQFERTGYFCFDKDSTSEKLVFNRTVGLRDTWAKIGD; from the coding sequence ATGGCCGAGACCGAGAGTCGTCCGACCAATTTCATTCGTCAAATCATCGATAAAGATCTGCAATCTGGTTTACATAAGCAGGTTCATACACGGTTTCCGCCGGAGCCAAATGGTTATCTGCATATAGGCCATGCCAAGTCTATTTGTTTGAACTTTGGTATCGCCGAGGATTATCAAGGCCAGTGTAACTTGCGCTTTGATGATACCAATCCTGACAAGGAAGATATTGATTACGTTAATGCCATTAAAAAAGACGTAAAATGGCTTGGTTTTAATTGGCAGGGCGAAGCCCGTTATTCATCCAATTATTTCGATCAATTACATGCTTTTGCTATTGAGTTGATTGAGAAAGGCTTAGCTTACGTTGATTTTTCAAATCAAGAGCAAGTACGCGAAATGCGTGGCACTCTCACGCGCCCTGGTTCTAACAGTCCTTATCGTGATACCTCTATCGAGGAAAATATCAGTCAGTTTAGTAAGATGAGAAACGGTGAGTACAAAGAAGGCGAATGTTTGCTGCGCGCTAAAATTGATATGGCGTCACCATTTATGTGTATGCGCGATCCCGCGTTATATCGGGTGAAATTTGCTCACCATCATCAAACTGGTGACAAGTGGTGTATTTATCCCATGTACGATTTTACTCATTGTATTTCAGATGCCATTGAGGGAATAACCCATTCTTTATGTACATTGGAATTCCAAGACAATCGTCGCCTGTACGATTGGGTACTGGAAAACATCACAATTGATGTTGTGCCTCGTCAATACGAATTCTCTAGACTTAACCTTGAATACACTGTTTTAAGTAAACGTAAGCTTATTCAGCTAGTTGAAGAAGAATATGTTAATGGTTGGGACGACCCTCGTATGCCCACTATTGCAGGTCTTCGTCGTCGAGGTTTCACTGCCGCTTCAATTCGTGAGTTTTGTAAACGTATCGGCGTAACCAAAATGGATAATATGGTTGAAATGGGGATGCTTGAAGCTCCCTTACGTGATGAATTGAACGAAAATGCGCCTCGCGCAATGGCAGTATTAGAGCCTGTTAAAATTATTATTGAGAATTATCCCCAAGATAACTCTGAGACGCTAGTCGCGCCAAATCACCCAAATCGTCCAGAAATGGGCAGCCGAGAGGTGCCTTTTTCTCGAGAGATTTATATCGAAGCTGAAGATTTTCGTGAAGAAGCCAACAAGAAATTTAAGCGTTTAGTGTTGGGCAAGGAAGTTCGCTTACGCAATGCCTATGTGATCAAAGCATTACGGGTAGAAAAAGACGAGCAAGGTAATGTCACAACGATTTACTGTGAGTACGACGCAGATACATTGGGTAAAGACCCAGCTGATGGTCGTAAAGTGAAAGGGGTTATCCATTGGGTTTCTGCCGCACACGCTGTTGCTGCAGAAATTCGTTTATATGACAGCCTTTTCTCCGTCGCCAACCCAGTGGCGGAAGAAGATTTTTCTGCATGTATCAACGCGAACTCGCTGACCATCAAACAAGGTTGGGTTGAACCTAGTCTAACGTCTGTTGAGTTAGTTCCAGATGAAATTCATGCTTATCAGTTTGAGCGCACGGGGTATTTCTGTTTCGATAAAGACAGCACCTCAGAAAAGTTGGTGTTTAATCGCACGGTTGGTCTGCGCGATACTTGGGCTAAAATTGGCGATTAA
- a CDS encoding YciK family oxidoreductase produces the protein MFDFQPTSGLLAAKTILVTGAGDGIGKEAALQFAKYGATVILLGKTVSKLEAVYDMILAQGGKEPAIVPLDLMGATPQHYRDMASTIEDQFPSLDGVLHNASVLGHLEPFEQISEDDWNKVMQVNVNSQFFMTQALIPVLKKSLSASIIFTTSSVGLKGRAYWGSYAISKFATQGMMEVIADENANTSIRANCINPGGTRTNMRAQAFPAEDPNKLKTPADIMPLYIYLMSDHSKHETAKTFHAQPK, from the coding sequence ATGTTTGATTTTCAACCAACATCTGGCCTATTGGCGGCAAAAACAATATTAGTTACTGGTGCTGGCGATGGCATTGGTAAAGAAGCGGCTCTGCAATTTGCTAAATATGGCGCGACCGTTATATTACTCGGTAAGACGGTGAGTAAACTAGAAGCGGTATACGACATGATTTTGGCTCAAGGTGGAAAAGAGCCTGCCATTGTCCCGTTGGATCTTATGGGGGCTACGCCTCAACATTATCGCGACATGGCGAGTACCATTGAAGATCAATTCCCAAGCCTTGATGGTGTGCTACACAACGCGAGCGTTTTGGGCCATCTAGAGCCATTCGAACAGATAAGCGAAGATGATTGGAACAAGGTAATGCAAGTCAATGTGAATAGTCAGTTCTTTATGACACAAGCTTTGATACCTGTGCTGAAAAAATCACTTAGTGCATCGATAATATTCACAACCTCGAGCGTGGGTTTAAAGGGCCGTGCTTATTGGGGAAGTTATGCCATTTCAAAATTTGCAACCCAAGGCATGATGGAAGTGATTGCTGATGAAAACGCAAATACCTCAATTAGAGCGAATTGTATTAACCCTGGTGGCACTCGCACAAATATGCGAGCCCAAGCTTTTCCAGCTGAAGATCCTAATAAATTAAAGACCCCCGCCGATATTATGCCACTTTATATTTACTTAATGAGCGATCACAGTAAGCATGAAACAGCTAAGACATTTCACGCACAACCTAAATAG
- a CDS encoding VolA/Pla-1 family phospholipase, whose protein sequence is MNKLLLSVSIAAVLGLTGCNGDSVADIETNTPVEKPFARVVFDPANSDLNLPNDLLMLPNGNFFDFTLNTEGDETFDGANPEHALSALDGWSTQNPFAVRVTLPTDLDIDANSVNGSSIKLFKATQALEGTSATCQAIATASPAPGVPCELGEELVYGVDFVTSYTAESGSVGIIPLKPLDAGQGYMLVVTDALLDTDGKSVKGSSSWELARQDINTLPLSTDEQLQLQGLVNSLVNIVIPAGIERDAISYAAYFSTVSTGTVMDSVKQLQIAGYAQAFAATMAATGGDLATSSAVARGYLPQLNVSTDDISNAFEALGSQLGDTYTTLQAEGLGTCVELFTAVSAAGTNASADLTSAMTFAGPLCAAKRLVGEVKLPYYSSTTNPLGDWWRAACTSGATLQLMGEETVGALVQAGALGANDDFCQLASDGLLRDLDLSSQGIDDPRNLTKFNPLPVAQGTNSDDDTTGYNEAGTETLSVQFTVPDETVLAMLSEATGVDLPTKPQDGWPVVIVQHGITGSKENALTISAALSLAGLASVAIDHPLHGSRGFTLEDGTVVNASSHSATDYMNLAGLLSARDNLRQSATDTLGLRLALNAINDASGIVDLDTSKVHFIAQSLGSISGTNTVANANTPFEGDFAPFSDMFTINTAVLNVPSGGVANFLFESADFGPLIKGSLLAASSTDFAAFLTQYATANSLELEAAIRPAYTAFYAAIDDEQRAEINATFSQFIFAAQAILDAGDPINYAQRLGSNTPTLMQLMVGGGINDDGEIALTDQVNPVVTSLPLSGGIALSQVMGLTQVSSTIESDTPQNAVVQFSTGEHQSLFRPTPSLAATTELQNEAVQYFLTDGKSVVIANEDVVAN, encoded by the coding sequence ATGAATAAACTTTTGCTTAGTGTGAGCATTGCTGCTGTTTTAGGGCTGACAGGCTGCAATGGAGACTCCGTAGCAGATATAGAGACAAACACACCCGTTGAAAAACCGTTTGCAAGGGTTGTATTTGACCCCGCTAATAGTGATTTGAATTTGCCAAATGATTTACTTATGCTGCCAAATGGTAATTTTTTTGACTTTACTTTAAATACTGAAGGTGACGAAACATTCGATGGTGCAAACCCTGAGCATGCATTGAGTGCGTTAGATGGTTGGTCAACACAAAACCCATTCGCAGTTAGGGTTACATTACCTACTGACCTTGATATTGACGCGAATAGTGTAAACGGTTCGTCGATAAAATTATTCAAAGCGACTCAAGCTTTAGAGGGGACGTCGGCAACATGCCAAGCGATAGCAACAGCATCACCGGCACCTGGCGTTCCATGCGAGTTGGGCGAAGAGTTAGTTTACGGTGTAGATTTTGTTACCTCTTATACCGCTGAATCAGGTTCAGTCGGGATTATTCCTCTTAAACCATTAGATGCTGGCCAAGGCTATATGTTGGTTGTTACCGACGCACTGCTTGATACCGACGGCAAGAGCGTTAAGGGTTCAAGCTCATGGGAACTTGCCCGCCAGGATATCAACACCTTACCGCTTTCAACTGACGAGCAATTGCAGCTACAAGGCTTAGTCAATAGTTTGGTTAATATCGTAATCCCCGCTGGCATTGAGCGCGATGCGATCTCTTATGCGGCTTATTTTTCTACTGTATCTACCGGCACCGTAATGGATTCCGTTAAGCAATTACAGATCGCAGGTTACGCGCAAGCATTTGCGGCAACGATGGCCGCGACTGGCGGTGACTTAGCCACTTCATCTGCTGTCGCTCGCGGGTATTTACCGCAATTAAATGTGTCAACCGACGATATTTCCAATGCGTTTGAAGCCCTAGGCTCTCAACTAGGCGATACATATACCACGTTGCAGGCAGAGGGCTTAGGTACATGTGTTGAGTTATTCACTGCGGTTTCTGCCGCCGGTACTAATGCGAGCGCTGATTTGACGAGTGCCATGACGTTTGCTGGACCGCTATGTGCTGCCAAGCGCTTAGTCGGCGAAGTGAAATTACCTTATTACTCAAGTACAACCAATCCTTTAGGTGACTGGTGGCGTGCAGCTTGTACAAGTGGGGCTACTTTACAGCTTATGGGTGAAGAAACGGTAGGTGCATTAGTGCAAGCCGGAGCACTTGGAGCAAATGATGATTTCTGTCAATTAGCGTCAGATGGTCTTTTGCGAGATTTAGATTTATCTTCACAAGGAATAGACGACCCTCGTAATTTAACAAAGTTTAATCCGTTACCTGTTGCCCAAGGGACTAACTCCGATGATGATACGACCGGATACAACGAAGCGGGTACAGAAACATTAAGCGTACAATTTACCGTGCCTGATGAAACTGTTTTAGCAATGTTATCAGAGGCAACCGGTGTTGATTTACCTACCAAACCTCAGGACGGGTGGCCTGTGGTGATTGTTCAACATGGTATCACCGGCTCAAAGGAAAATGCGTTAACCATTTCTGCGGCGCTTTCACTTGCAGGGCTCGCCTCTGTTGCGATTGATCATCCATTACATGGTTCTCGTGGATTTACTTTAGAAGACGGCACTGTTGTTAATGCATCCTCTCATTCAGCTACTGATTATATGAACTTAGCGGGTTTATTGTCGGCACGTGATAATTTACGTCAAAGTGCTACAGACACCCTTGGTTTACGTTTGGCACTTAACGCAATTAACGATGCGTCAGGTATAGTTGATTTAGATACCTCTAAAGTGCATTTCATTGCCCAGAGTTTAGGATCAATTTCAGGTACCAACACAGTTGCTAATGCGAATACGCCATTTGAAGGAGATTTCGCGCCCTTTAGCGATATGTTTACCATTAATACCGCAGTGTTAAACGTGCCATCTGGTGGCGTCGCCAATTTCTTATTTGAATCTGCTGATTTTGGACCTTTGATTAAAGGCTCATTGTTAGCGGCATCTTCCACTGATTTCGCGGCATTTTTAACGCAATATGCTACGGCTAATTCACTCGAATTAGAAGCGGCTATCCGTCCTGCGTATACTGCATTTTACGCCGCTATTGATGACGAACAGCGTGCTGAAATTAATGCTACCTTTAGCCAGTTTATTTTTGCTGCCCAAGCAATATTGGATGCCGGCGATCCTATTAACTATGCACAGCGTTTAGGTTCAAATACACCGACTTTAATGCAGCTAATGGTAGGTGGTGGAATAAATGATGATGGCGAGATTGCACTGACTGATCAGGTTAATCCTGTTGTTACGTCGTTGCCATTATCGGGTGGTATTGCCCTTTCTCAGGTAATGGGCTTAACGCAAGTATCATCAACTATTGAAAGTGATACGCCGCAGAATGCAGTAGTTCAATTCTCAACGGGTGAGCACCAATCTTTATTCCGTCCTACGCCGAGTTTAGCTGCAACAACTGAGTTGCAAAACGAAGCGGTTCAATACTTTTTAACGGACGGTAAGAGTGTTGTTATTGCAAATGAAGACGTTGTCGCTAACTAA
- the sohB gene encoding protease SohB, giving the protein MEFLYEYGLFIAKAVTIVVAILLVVGGVVGLISKQKHPKGNLEIDSISDRLDDIKDSVNHLICTKEELKKKNKEQKKADKAAKKEAKNKTDEDAKGNLYVIDFDGSMDAHEVENLREEVTAIICIAGPKDEVLVRLESGGGVVHGYGLAASQLQRLKDKSIPLTVSVDKVAASGGYMMACVADKVLAAKFAIIGSIGVIAQIPNFNKLLKKNDIEFEQHTAGQFKRTLTMFGENNDEGREKFKSELEDVHQMFKGFVQEHRPSLAIDTVATGEYWYGTKALEMGLVDHIQTSDDFLLATNSNKKIYSVKYAVKKNLAERFGISVSKGVTNTLMRLWSKTQIIAK; this is encoded by the coding sequence TTGGAATTTTTGTATGAATACGGGCTATTTATAGCCAAAGCAGTAACCATCGTTGTTGCCATATTACTGGTTGTTGGCGGGGTGGTAGGACTCATCAGCAAGCAAAAACACCCTAAAGGCAATCTTGAGATAGATTCTATTTCAGATCGTTTAGATGATATTAAAGACAGTGTTAATCATTTAATTTGCACCAAAGAAGAACTCAAGAAGAAAAATAAAGAACAAAAGAAGGCCGATAAGGCTGCTAAAAAAGAGGCAAAAAATAAAACTGATGAAGATGCCAAGGGCAATCTGTATGTTATTGACTTTGATGGTTCCATGGATGCTCATGAGGTAGAAAACCTGCGTGAGGAGGTCACCGCTATCATTTGTATCGCTGGGCCAAAGGATGAAGTGCTTGTACGACTAGAAAGTGGTGGCGGCGTAGTGCATGGTTACGGACTCGCTGCATCACAATTACAGCGTTTGAAAGATAAAAGCATTCCACTTACTGTCTCTGTCGATAAAGTGGCAGCAAGCGGTGGGTATATGATGGCCTGCGTTGCTGACAAAGTGCTTGCTGCTAAATTTGCCATTATAGGGTCAATTGGTGTTATCGCTCAAATCCCAAACTTTAATAAATTATTAAAGAAAAATGATATTGAATTTGAACAACATACGGCAGGGCAGTTTAAGCGTACATTGACGATGTTTGGTGAAAACAATGATGAAGGGCGAGAGAAATTCAAAAGTGAACTCGAAGACGTTCATCAAATGTTTAAGGGTTTTGTACAAGAACATCGACCTTCATTAGCAATAGATACGGTGGCAACCGGTGAATATTGGTATGGCACTAAAGCACTCGAAATGGGATTGGTCGATCATATCCAGACGTCTGATGATTTTTTACTCGCAACTAACAGCAACAAAAAAATATATTCGGTAAAATATGCCGTTAAAAAGAACCTCGCTGAGCGATTCGGCATTTCAGTTAGCAAGGGGGTTACCAATACACTTATGCGCTTGTGGAGCAAAACCCAAATTATTGCTAAATAA
- a CDS encoding TonB-dependent siderophore receptor, whose product MNTSINKLTKSIRYVIATSAAVAVTAITPVYAQQVKDDSADVEKIAVVGSRSAPRSVADSPVPIDIIGGDELGKSASSDMLDMLVSSVPSFTARAQPISDAATLIRPVNLRGLSSDSTLVLVNGKRRHRASVIAFQGGGINDGAQGPDISVIPSSALKQVEVLRDGAAAQYGSDAIAGVMNFVLKDDADGGSLSVKRGEYFEGDGATTTVEGNVGLPFTKDGYANLSFQLKNADATSRSAQRPDAANLITQGNTAVGNPAQIWGNPEINDDISLFGNVGLDLGDDKKFYMFGNYSERDIIGGFYYRNPHNRGQVYSNDDGETLLVGDVGEAAGGERTCASVPIPKIAQSDGTFIDGNVLASTAYLDMVADPNCFSMNQIFPGGYTPAFGGNITDTSLVMGVEGELKSGFLSGAHFDLSGSVGRSESSFNLSNTLNPSLGLETPTEFDTGKYIQLEKMFNLDLSKQIDVDSIDSLNVAGGLEWREESFEIVAGEESSWKAGDYASQGFNIGSHGFKGFGPEAQGTNTRRSIGAYVDVEAYLTEDFLVGAALRYEDFTTFGDTTNYKLTLQYSVTDELSLRASTSTGFRAPTVGQANVVNTQTSIVGGDLIQSFLAPPTDTLSAFYGGKELSPEDSQSYAFGVVYQAGDFFMSADLYSITVEDRIAQSSKIDVLAEDYEELRNLGVQNPELISAVTYFANDFDTKTQGLDLVANYSHSIFDSGDTKFSLAYNWNETEVEKFNPLTTSDGKVRLLEDGIPHHRATFTVSQIWDMVSAFVRMNYFGEYFAVHADDAAEGGWNQTAGSSATFDAEMSYFVTDQITLSVGASNLFDREAEELPASSYAAVGGQYYESGPYDYNGGFYYVKAKYNF is encoded by the coding sequence ATGAACACGTCAATAAACAAATTAACTAAAAGTATTCGCTATGTTATCGCTACCTCCGCTGCCGTTGCAGTGACAGCGATAACCCCTGTATATGCTCAACAAGTGAAAGACGACAGCGCAGATGTGGAAAAAATCGCTGTGGTAGGAAGCCGCTCAGCTCCTCGCTCAGTTGCAGACTCTCCTGTTCCAATTGATATTATTGGGGGAGATGAATTAGGCAAATCTGCATCAAGTGATATGTTAGATATGTTAGTTAGCTCAGTTCCTTCTTTTACCGCCCGTGCACAACCCATCTCTGATGCAGCTACGCTTATACGTCCTGTTAACTTACGTGGATTGTCTTCGGACAGTACGCTAGTGTTGGTTAACGGAAAACGTCGCCATCGTGCATCCGTTATTGCCTTCCAAGGTGGGGGCATTAATGATGGTGCTCAAGGGCCAGATATTTCGGTTATTCCTAGTTCAGCATTAAAGCAAGTTGAAGTATTACGAGACGGTGCAGCAGCCCAATACGGCTCTGATGCTATCGCCGGTGTTATGAACTTTGTATTAAAAGACGATGCAGATGGTGGTTCATTGTCCGTTAAACGAGGTGAGTATTTTGAGGGCGACGGTGCTACCACCACAGTCGAAGGGAACGTAGGCTTACCGTTTACCAAAGATGGATACGCTAATTTAAGTTTTCAACTTAAAAATGCAGATGCTACCAGTCGAAGTGCACAACGTCCTGATGCGGCTAACCTTATCACTCAAGGCAATACCGCTGTTGGCAACCCTGCACAAATTTGGGGTAATCCAGAGATAAATGACGACATCAGTTTATTTGGTAATGTGGGTTTGGATCTCGGCGATGATAAAAAATTCTATATGTTTGGTAACTATTCTGAACGCGATATAATCGGAGGGTTTTATTATCGAAACCCTCATAACCGCGGACAAGTTTATTCGAACGATGACGGTGAAACTTTGTTGGTAGGGGATGTTGGTGAAGCTGCTGGCGGTGAGAGAACTTGCGCGTCAGTCCCAATTCCAAAAATAGCACAATCCGATGGAACGTTTATAGATGGCAATGTTTTGGCGTCAACTGCGTACTTGGACATGGTAGCGGATCCAAACTGTTTCTCAATGAACCAAATCTTCCCTGGTGGTTATACACCAGCATTTGGCGGTAATATAACGGATACGTCATTAGTGATGGGCGTTGAAGGCGAATTGAAAAGTGGATTTTTATCTGGTGCTCATTTTGACTTGAGCGGCTCTGTGGGTCGTAGCGAATCGTCTTTCAATTTGAGTAACACGTTAAACCCATCACTTGGGTTAGAGACTCCTACTGAATTTGACACTGGAAAATATATTCAACTGGAGAAAATGTTCAATTTAGATTTGTCTAAGCAAATTGACGTGGACTCTATCGACTCATTAAACGTTGCGGGCGGACTTGAATGGCGAGAAGAGTCATTTGAAATCGTTGCGGGTGAAGAGTCTTCATGGAAAGCAGGGGACTACGCTTCTCAAGGTTTTAATATTGGTTCTCACGGCTTTAAAGGCTTCGGTCCTGAAGCTCAAGGAACAAACACCCGCCGCAGTATCGGTGCATATGTAGATGTTGAAGCCTACCTAACTGAAGACTTTTTGGTTGGTGCTGCGTTGCGTTATGAAGATTTCACCACCTTTGGAGACACCACTAATTACAAGTTAACCCTACAATACTCAGTTACTGACGAGCTTTCACTACGTGCTTCTACTAGCACTGGTTTTAGGGCCCCAACGGTTGGTCAAGCGAATGTTGTCAACACTCAAACATCAATAGTGGGTGGCGATCTTATACAGAGTTTCTTGGCTCCGCCTACAGATACTTTATCAGCATTCTACGGCGGTAAAGAGTTGAGCCCAGAAGACTCACAAAGTTATGCTTTTGGTGTGGTTTATCAGGCAGGTGATTTCTTTATGAGCGCTGATTTATACAGTATTACTGTTGAAGATCGTATTGCGCAGTCCAGTAAGATTGATGTACTGGCTGAAGATTATGAAGAGTTAAGAAATTTGGGTGTGCAAAATCCTGAGCTTATTTCAGCAGTAACCTACTTTGCCAACGACTTCGATACTAAAACACAAGGTTTAGATTTAGTTGCAAACTATTCACACTCAATATTTGATTCAGGAGACACAAAATTCTCCTTAGCCTATAACTGGAATGAAACTGAAGTAGAAAAATTTAATCCACTTACGACTAGCGATGGCAAAGTACGTTTGTTAGAAGATGGGATCCCTCATCACAGAGCGACCTTCACTGTATCGCAAATCTGGGACATGGTGAGTGCATTTGTGCGTATGAATTACTTCGGCGAATACTTTGCGGTGCACGCTGATGACGCTGCAGAAGGCGGTTGGAACCAGACTGCAGGTAGCAGTGCTACCTTTGATGCTGAGATGAGTTATTTTGTTACTGATCAAATCACCTTATCGGTTGGCGCAAGTAACTTATTCGACCGTGAAGCAGAAGAGCTACCAGCGAGTTCATATGCAGCGGTAGGAGGTCAATATTATGAAAGTGGTCCCTATGATTACAATGGTGGTTTTTACTATGTTAAAGCCAAGTACAACTTTTAA